The Streptomyces luteogriseus genome includes a window with the following:
- a CDS encoding ABC transporter permease: protein MTVAIEKPEKTGAVEPPAPARRVRTVNRGVVVAGILLVWLVLFAVLRGKQTLSLAAADLTDLHRWFNDVNDSIGANRNSNPLFLYFFNEIRLVIDSLVTFVQDLISQPTPGRPVPQVGWLGVVGVVGYVSWAVGNWRVALLSVAGFTFLGLQGLWQESMDTLALTLSAVCVALLFAIPLGVWAGLSDRVNRIVTPFLDFMQTMPTFVYLAPLTLFFLIGPASATIATTIYAAPPAIRITAHAIRSVPQATVEAADSMGATRRQALLKVLLPMSKRTVVMGINQTIMAALAMVTIAALINAPGLGATVIQALQSLDVGTAFNAGLAIVVLAIVLDRVTTAASGRAETARGSDSPFLKWRRQLLAAGAVVAAVLVYLSHTYIWAAEFPGEGGVGSGIARTAADVTTWAQDNLSGLTNAFRDVLTNGLLNPFQSLLTDSPWWLVGAALVAVGTVLGSWRAGATTLVCVGLLVATGVWSDAMTTLASTAVATVLVMLLGVVVGVWMGRSALVDRLIRPSLDAAQVMPPFVYLVPFLALFGATRFTAIVAAVVYAAPVAIKIIADGVRAVPETTVEAATSTGCNTWQIITKVQLPMSKGALTLATNQGLIYVLSMVVVGGLVGAGALGYDVVAGFSQGQLYGKGLAAGLAIVLLGVMFDRITQAAARRAGA, encoded by the coding sequence ATGACCGTCGCGATCGAGAAGCCGGAGAAGACAGGGGCCGTGGAGCCGCCCGCTCCCGCCCGGCGCGTGCGCACGGTCAACCGCGGCGTGGTGGTGGCCGGGATCCTGCTCGTCTGGCTGGTGCTCTTCGCCGTGCTGCGCGGCAAGCAGACCCTGTCCCTGGCCGCGGCCGACCTGACCGATCTGCACCGGTGGTTCAACGACGTCAACGACTCGATCGGGGCCAACCGCAACTCCAACCCGCTCTTCCTCTACTTCTTCAACGAGATCCGCCTGGTCATCGACTCCCTGGTGACCTTCGTGCAGGATCTGATCTCGCAGCCGACGCCGGGCCGCCCGGTTCCGCAAGTCGGCTGGCTCGGTGTCGTCGGCGTCGTCGGCTACGTCTCCTGGGCCGTGGGCAACTGGCGGGTCGCGCTGCTGTCCGTGGCCGGCTTCACCTTCCTCGGCCTGCAAGGGCTCTGGCAGGAGAGCATGGACACCCTGGCGCTGACCCTCTCCGCGGTCTGCGTGGCACTGCTGTTCGCCATCCCCCTGGGCGTGTGGGCCGGGTTGTCGGACCGGGTCAACCGGATCGTGACGCCGTTCCTGGACTTCATGCAGACGATGCCGACCTTCGTCTATCTGGCGCCGCTGACCCTGTTCTTCCTGATCGGCCCCGCCTCCGCCACGATCGCCACCACGATCTACGCGGCACCCCCGGCGATCCGCATCACCGCGCACGCCATCCGCTCCGTGCCACAGGCCACGGTCGAGGCGGCGGACTCGATGGGCGCGACGCGGCGGCAGGCGCTGCTGAAGGTTTTGCTGCCGATGTCCAAGCGGACCGTGGTGATGGGCATCAACCAGACCATCATGGCCGCCCTGGCCATGGTGACCATCGCGGCCCTGATCAACGCGCCCGGCCTCGGCGCGACCGTCATCCAGGCCCTGCAGTCGCTGGACGTCGGCACGGCCTTCAACGCCGGTCTGGCCATCGTCGTCCTGGCCATCGTGCTGGACCGGGTCACCACCGCGGCGAGCGGCCGGGCGGAGACCGCCCGGGGCTCGGACAGCCCGTTCCTGAAGTGGCGGCGGCAGCTGCTCGCGGCAGGCGCGGTGGTGGCGGCGGTGCTGGTGTATCTGTCGCACACCTACATATGGGCGGCCGAGTTCCCCGGCGAGGGCGGCGTCGGCAGCGGCATCGCCAGGACGGCGGCCGATGTGACCACCTGGGCACAGGACAACCTGTCGGGCCTGACCAACGCCTTCCGTGACGTCCTCACCAACGGCCTGCTCAATCCGTTCCAGAGCCTGCTGACCGACTCCCCGTGGTGGCTCGTCGGCGCCGCCCTCGTCGCGGTCGGCACGGTGCTCGGCAGCTGGCGCGCCGGGGCCACCACCCTCGTGTGCGTGGGCCTGCTGGTCGCCACCGGTGTCTGGTCGGACGCCATGACGACACTGGCCTCCACGGCGGTGGCGACGGTGCTGGTGATGCTGCTCGGCGTCGTGGTCGGGGTGTGGATGGGACGCAGCGCCCTGGTGGACCGGCTGATCCGGCCCTCCCTGGACGCGGCACAGGTCATGCCGCCGTTCGTCTATCTCGTGCCGTTCCTCGCGCTGTTCGGCGCGACACGGTTCACGGCCATCGTCGCCGCCGTCGTCTACGCGGCGCCGGTCGCCATCAAGATCATCGCCGACGGGGTGCGGGCCGTGCCCGAGACCACCGTCGAGGCGGCGACGTCCACCGGGTGCAACACCTGGCAGATCATCACCAAGGTTCAACTGCCCATGTCGAAGGGCGCCCTGACCCTCGCGACCAACCAGGGCCTGATCTACGTGCTGTCCATGGTCGTCGTGGGCGGCCTGGTGGGCGCGGGTGCCCTGGGCTACGACGTCGTGGCCGGGTTCTCGCAGGGACAGCTGTACGGCAAGGGACTCGCGGCCGGGCTGGCCATCGTCCTGCTCGGAGTCATGTTCGACCGGATCACTCAGGCAGCGGCTCGCCGCGCCGGCGCATAA
- a CDS encoding quaternary amine ABC transporter ATP-binding protein: MTPATTEVPQQRGTPQDSVPDPVISVRELWKVFGPKADRVPGSEELRGLTRRELMDRTGCTAAVRDVDFEVAPGEVFVVMGLSGSGKSTLVRCLTRLIEPTAGEILFEGENIRDADAGRLRELRRSKFSMVFQHFGLLPHRRVVDNVAFGLEIRGMSRAERTKRALEVVELVGLSGYENSYPDQLSGGMQQRVGLARALAGDPDVLLFDEPFSALDPLIRRDMQNEVVRLHHEVGKTMVFITHDLSEALRLGDRILIMRDGRMVQCGTGDELVGAPADDYVRDFVRDVPRGDVLTLRWIMRPAEPDDPLDGPELGPDVVVKEATRAVLAAEKPVKVVEDGKLLGIVGDEEILAVVAGQEGDA, from the coding sequence ATGACCCCAGCAACGACCGAGGTTCCGCAGCAGCGCGGCACGCCCCAGGACTCGGTACCCGACCCGGTCATATCCGTACGCGAGTTGTGGAAGGTGTTCGGGCCGAAGGCGGACCGGGTGCCGGGTTCCGAGGAGCTTCGCGGGCTCACCCGCCGCGAACTGATGGACCGCACCGGCTGCACCGCCGCCGTGCGCGACGTGGACTTCGAGGTCGCGCCCGGCGAGGTGTTCGTCGTCATGGGCCTGTCCGGCTCCGGCAAGTCGACCTTGGTGCGCTGTCTGACCCGGCTCATCGAACCCACCGCGGGAGAGATCCTCTTCGAGGGCGAGAACATCCGCGACGCGGACGCGGGTCGCCTGCGCGAGCTGCGACGCAGCAAGTTCTCCATGGTCTTCCAGCACTTCGGGCTGCTGCCGCACCGCCGGGTCGTCGACAACGTGGCGTTCGGGCTGGAGATCCGCGGCATGAGCCGGGCCGAGCGCACCAAGAGGGCGCTGGAGGTCGTCGAACTCGTCGGCCTCTCCGGGTACGAGAACTCCTACCCGGACCAGCTCTCCGGCGGCATGCAGCAACGTGTGGGTCTCGCCCGCGCACTGGCCGGCGACCCGGACGTACTCCTCTTCGACGAGCCGTTCTCCGCGCTCGACCCGCTGATCCGCCGTGACATGCAGAACGAGGTCGTCCGGCTGCACCACGAGGTCGGAAAGACGATGGTGTTCATCACGCACGATCTGTCGGAGGCGCTGCGGCTGGGCGACCGCATCCTCATCATGCGCGACGGCAGGATGGTCCAGTGCGGTACCGGCGACGAACTGGTCGGGGCCCCCGCCGACGACTACGTGCGTGACTTCGTCAGGGACGTGCCCCGCGGTGACGTACTGACCCTGCGGTGGATCATGCGCCCGGCGGAGCCCGACGACCCGCTGGACGGTCCCGAGCTCGGCCCGGACGTGGTGGTGAAGGAGGCCACCAGGGCGGTGCTCGCGGCTGAGAAGCCGGTCAAGGTCGTGGAGGACGGCAAGCTGCTCGGCATCGTCGGTGACGAGGAGATCCTCGCTGTGGTCGCCGGGCAGGAAGGCGACGCGTGA
- a CDS encoding aldehyde dehydrogenase family protein encodes MADLYVDGKWRDPMAGGHRDIRCPADGTVSVTVSEGTRPDAEAAIAAARRAFDEGPWPRTSERERGALLLRTADLLERDADVFARAESLDTGKRLVESEYDVADVVSCFRYYGGLGGTDAGRVIDTGRDDAVSRVVYEPIGVCGLITPWNYPLLQASWKVAPALLAGNAIVLKPSELTPSTSILLMKALEEAGLPAGAANLVLGTGPEVGAPLAEDPAVDMVSFTGGLDTGRRIMATAAATVKKVALELGGKNPNVVFADADFETAVDFALTAVFLHSGQVCSAGARLIVEDALHDRFVDEVVRRARRIRLGGPFDQRAETGPLISAQHLAKVEAYVAAGLAEGAVLRCGGERPVDPALTDGHYYPPTVLDECGQDMRVVHEESFGPVLTVERFTDEDDAVRIANDTEYGLAGAVWTQDAGKAQRVARRLRHGTVWINDYHPYVPQAEWGGFGHSGVGRELGPTGLNEYREPKHIWQNIQPRPQHWFRG; translated from the coding sequence GTGGCAGACCTGTACGTGGATGGAAAATGGCGGGATCCCATGGCCGGCGGCCACCGGGACATCCGCTGCCCCGCCGACGGCACGGTCTCCGTGACCGTCTCCGAAGGTACACGCCCCGACGCGGAGGCGGCCATCGCCGCGGCCCGCAGGGCCTTCGACGAAGGGCCCTGGCCGCGCACCTCCGAGCGCGAGCGCGGCGCCCTGCTCCTGCGCACCGCCGACCTCCTCGAACGCGACGCGGACGTGTTCGCCCGCGCCGAATCGCTGGACACCGGCAAGCGGCTGGTGGAGAGCGAGTACGACGTCGCCGACGTCGTCTCCTGCTTCCGCTACTACGGAGGGCTCGGCGGGACCGACGCCGGCCGGGTGATCGACACCGGCCGTGACGACGCGGTCAGCCGCGTCGTGTACGAGCCGATCGGAGTGTGCGGGCTGATCACCCCGTGGAACTACCCGCTGCTCCAGGCGAGTTGGAAGGTGGCGCCCGCTCTCCTCGCGGGCAACGCGATCGTCCTCAAGCCCAGTGAGCTCACCCCCTCGACGTCCATCCTGCTGATGAAGGCACTGGAGGAGGCCGGGCTCCCGGCCGGTGCCGCCAACCTCGTCCTGGGGACCGGGCCCGAGGTGGGCGCACCCCTCGCCGAGGACCCCGCCGTCGACATGGTCTCCTTCACCGGCGGCCTGGACACCGGCAGACGCATCATGGCCACCGCGGCCGCGACCGTGAAGAAGGTCGCGCTGGAACTCGGCGGCAAGAACCCCAATGTCGTCTTCGCCGACGCCGACTTCGAGACGGCCGTGGACTTCGCGCTCACGGCCGTCTTCCTGCATTCGGGCCAGGTCTGCTCGGCCGGCGCCCGGCTGATCGTCGAGGACGCCCTGCACGACCGGTTCGTCGACGAGGTCGTCCGCCGTGCCCGGCGGATCCGGCTCGGCGGGCCCTTCGACCAGCGTGCCGAGACCGGCCCGCTGATCTCCGCGCAGCACCTGGCGAAGGTCGAGGCGTACGTCGCGGCCGGACTTGCCGAGGGCGCCGTCCTGCGCTGCGGTGGCGAACGCCCCGTCGACCCGGCGCTGACCGACGGCCACTACTACCCGCCCACCGTGCTCGACGAGTGCGGTCAGGACATGCGGGTGGTGCACGAGGAGTCCTTCGGGCCCGTGCTCACCGTGGAGCGCTTCACCGACGAGGACGACGCCGTACGCATCGCCAACGACACCGAGTACGGACTCGCCGGCGCCGTCTGGACGCAGGACGCCGGGAAGGCCCAGCGCGTCGCCCGCCGGCTCCGCCACGGAACGGTGTGGATCAACGACTACCATCCCTATGTGCCGCAGGCGGAATGGGGCGGGTTCGGGCACTCCGGGGTGGGCCGGGAACTGGGGCCGACCGGCCTGAACGAGTACCGGGAGCCCAAACACATCTGGCAGAACATCCAACCCCGGCCGCAGCACTGGTTCCGCGGCTGA
- the betA gene encoding choline dehydrogenase, producing MAHLQYDFVIVGGGSAGSALANRLSADPGNRVLVLEAGRPDYPWDVFIHMPAALTYPIGSRFYDWKYESEPEPHMGGRRVYHARGKVLGGSSSINGMIFQRGNPMDYERWAADPGMKTWDYAHCLPYFRRMENCLAADADDEFRGHDGPLVLERGPGANPLFKAFLKATEEAGHAPTEDVNGYRQEGFARFDRNVHRGRRLSASKAYLKPVRKRPNLTVRTRTLVTRILFEGKRAVGVEYRRGRGRPQRVYAREIILCGGAINSPQLLQLSGVGNAEELRALGIDVVHDLPGVGENLQDHLEVYIQYACKQPVSMQPYLAKWRAPFIGLQWLFRTGPAATNHFEAGGFVRGNEDVPYPNLMFHFLPIAVRYDGSVPAGGHGYQVHVGPMYSDAIGSVKIKSKDPAEHPALRFNYLSTEQDRREWVEAVRVARELLNQPAMAPYNAGEVSPGPSVETDEEILAWVAEDGETALHPSCTCKMGTDEMAVVDPASMRVHGVEGLRVVDASVMPYITNGNIYAPVMMIAEKAADLILGKDPLPPSTAAYYRHRSLP from the coding sequence ATGGCTCACTTGCAGTACGACTTCGTCATCGTCGGTGGTGGATCGGCCGGCAGTGCACTGGCCAACCGGCTCTCCGCGGACCCCGGCAACCGGGTGCTGGTTCTGGAGGCGGGCAGGCCCGACTATCCCTGGGATGTCTTCATCCACATGCCCGCGGCTCTGACCTACCCGATCGGCAGCCGGTTCTACGACTGGAAGTACGAATCCGAACCGGAGCCCCACATGGGCGGTCGGCGCGTCTACCACGCGCGAGGCAAGGTGCTGGGCGGTTCCAGCAGCATCAACGGCATGATCTTCCAGCGCGGCAACCCCATGGACTACGAGCGCTGGGCGGCCGACCCCGGCATGAAGACCTGGGACTATGCGCACTGCCTGCCGTACTTCCGGCGGATGGAGAACTGCCTCGCCGCCGACGCGGACGACGAGTTCCGCGGCCACGACGGACCTCTCGTCCTGGAACGCGGCCCTGGGGCCAACCCGCTCTTCAAGGCCTTCCTGAAGGCCACCGAGGAGGCGGGCCACGCCCCCACCGAGGACGTGAACGGCTACCGGCAGGAAGGTTTCGCCAGGTTCGACCGCAATGTCCACCGCGGCCGCCGCCTGTCGGCCTCCAAGGCCTACCTCAAGCCCGTGCGAAAGCGCCCCAACCTCACGGTCAGGACGCGCACCCTGGTCACCCGCATCCTCTTCGAAGGCAAGCGGGCCGTCGGCGTCGAGTACCGGCGTGGCCGCGGCAGACCCCAGCGGGTGTACGCCCGCGAAATCATCCTCTGCGGAGGCGCGATCAACTCCCCGCAACTGCTCCAGCTCTCGGGCGTCGGCAACGCCGAGGAACTGCGTGCGCTCGGCATCGACGTCGTACACGATCTGCCGGGTGTCGGCGAGAACCTCCAGGACCACCTGGAGGTGTACATCCAGTACGCCTGCAAGCAACCCGTCTCCATGCAGCCGTACCTCGCGAAGTGGCGCGCCCCCTTCATCGGCCTGCAGTGGCTCTTCCGCACCGGCCCCGCCGCGACCAACCACTTCGAGGCGGGCGGCTTCGTCCGCGGCAACGAGGACGTGCCCTACCCCAACCTGATGTTCCACTTCCTGCCCATCGCGGTCCGCTACGACGGCTCCGTGCCCGCCGGCGGACACGGATACCAGGTGCACGTCGGGCCCATGTACTCCGATGCCATCGGCTCGGTGAAGATCAAGAGCAAGGACCCGGCCGAGCACCCCGCGCTGCGCTTCAACTACCTGTCCACCGAGCAGGACCGCCGCGAGTGGGTCGAGGCCGTCAGGGTCGCCCGCGAGCTGCTCAACCAGCCCGCCATGGCCCCGTACAACGCCGGGGAGGTCTCGCCGGGACCCTCCGTCGAGACCGACGAGGAGATCCTCGCCTGGGTCGCCGAGGACGGCGAGACCGCGCTGCATCCGTCCTGCACCTGCAAGATGGGCACCGACGAGATGGCTGTCGTGGACCCGGCCAGCATGCGGGTGCACGGGGTGGAGGGGCTGCGTGTCGTCGACGCGTCGGTGATGCCCTACATCACCAACGGCAACATCTACGCGCCCGTCATGATGATCGCGGAGAAGGCGGCCGACCTCATCCTCGGCAAGGACCCCCTGCCGCCGTCCACCGCCGCGTATTACCGGCACCGCTCCCTGCCGTAA
- a CDS encoding IclR family transcriptional regulator, with the protein MQSVDRAITVLEILARRGEAGVSEVAAEIDVHKSTAFRLLGALEVRGLVEQAGERGKYRLGFGLVRLAGAVTGRIDITQQSRPVCERLAEEIGETVNLAVMQEQYAINLYQVRGPGAVTAFNWVGQLTPLHATSSGKILLAHMPAKERAALLSAAGLKKVTPRTLTAKTKLEKNLAEALERGYSWTLEEFEIGLHAMAAPVRNRDGEVIAAISASGPAYRLTEDRMHALAPVLVKGADEISHRMGYLG; encoded by the coding sequence GTGCAGTCCGTCGACCGCGCCATCACCGTGCTGGAGATTCTGGCCCGGCGCGGCGAGGCCGGGGTCAGCGAGGTGGCCGCCGAGATCGATGTCCACAAGTCCACCGCGTTCCGGCTGCTCGGCGCCCTGGAGGTGCGCGGTTTGGTGGAGCAGGCCGGCGAGCGCGGCAAGTACCGCCTGGGTTTCGGCCTCGTCCGCCTCGCCGGCGCAGTCACCGGCCGCATCGACATCACCCAGCAGAGCCGTCCGGTCTGCGAGCGTCTCGCCGAGGAGATCGGCGAGACCGTGAACCTCGCCGTGATGCAGGAGCAGTACGCGATCAACCTGTACCAGGTGCGCGGTCCCGGTGCTGTCACGGCGTTCAACTGGGTCGGCCAGCTGACGCCGCTGCACGCCACCTCCAGCGGCAAGATCCTGCTGGCCCACATGCCGGCGAAGGAGCGTGCCGCGCTGCTGTCGGCGGCCGGTCTGAAGAAGGTGACCCCCCGCACCCTGACGGCCAAGACCAAGCTCGAGAAGAACCTCGCCGAAGCGCTCGAGCGCGGCTACTCCTGGACCCTGGAGGAGTTCGAGATCGGGCTGCACGCCATGGCCGCCCCGGTCCGCAACAGGGACGGAGAGGTCATCGCTGCGATCAGCGCCTCCGGACCGGCGTACCGGCTCACCGAGGACCGTATGCACGCCCTCGCTCCGGTGCTGGTCAAGGGCGCGGACGAGATCAGCCATCGCATGGGCTATCTGGGCTGA
- a CDS encoding aromatic ring-hydroxylating oxygenase subunit alpha, with protein sequence MTSTGLPESLITTLPGSSYTDPGIFAQELEHIFEAMWFCAVRSSDLAVPGAFRTVEVGRESILITRARDNSIRAFLNVCRHRGAKLCTAESGEVKRAFQCPYHAWTYDLTGKLVAAPNLTKMPDVSRTEYGLAAVTTREWLGYVWVCLAENPPPFDEVVGDVVARLGDTESIEHYDLDNLEVGKRIVYDVKANWKLIVENFMECYHCATIHPELTEVLPEFADGYAAQYYVGHGAEFGSEVKGFTVDGSEGLDRIPGITEDQDRRYYAITVRPQVFINLVPDHVIFHRMYPVAVDRTIVECDWLYLKHVVESGKDVSRSVELFDRVNRQDFDACERCQPAMSSRLYAKGGVLVPSEHHIGDFHAFVQERLDVGRPQ encoded by the coding sequence GTGACCTCGACCGGCCTGCCGGAAAGCCTCATCACCACCCTCCCCGGCTCCTCCTACACGGATCCCGGGATCTTCGCCCAGGAGCTGGAACACATATTCGAGGCGATGTGGTTCTGCGCCGTGCGCTCCTCCGACCTCGCCGTGCCCGGTGCCTTCCGGACCGTCGAGGTGGGCCGCGAGAGCATCCTGATCACCCGCGCACGGGACAACTCCATACGCGCCTTCCTCAACGTCTGCCGTCACCGCGGAGCCAAGCTCTGCACGGCGGAGAGCGGCGAGGTCAAGCGCGCCTTCCAATGCCCCTATCACGCCTGGACGTACGACCTGACGGGCAAACTGGTCGCGGCACCCAACCTCACCAAGATGCCCGACGTCAGCCGCACCGAATACGGCCTGGCGGCAGTGACCACGCGGGAATGGCTGGGTTACGTGTGGGTGTGCCTCGCGGAGAACCCGCCCCCCTTCGACGAGGTCGTGGGGGATGTGGTCGCGCGCCTGGGCGACACGGAGTCGATCGAGCACTACGACCTCGACAACCTCGAAGTCGGTAAGCGCATCGTCTACGACGTGAAGGCGAACTGGAAGCTCATCGTCGAGAACTTCATGGAGTGCTATCACTGCGCGACGATCCACCCCGAACTGACCGAGGTGCTCCCCGAGTTCGCCGACGGGTACGCCGCCCAGTACTACGTGGGACACGGCGCGGAGTTCGGCTCCGAGGTCAAGGGCTTCACCGTCGACGGCTCCGAGGGCCTCGACCGCATTCCAGGCATCACCGAGGACCAGGATCGCCGTTACTACGCGATCACCGTCCGGCCGCAGGTCTTCATCAACCTCGTGCCCGACCATGTGATCTTCCACCGGATGTACCCGGTCGCCGTGGATCGCACCATCGTCGAGTGCGACTGGCTCTACCTCAAGCACGTCGTGGAGAGCGGCAAGGACGTCAGCCGGTCGGTGGAGCTCTTCGACCGAGTCAACCGGCAGGACTTCGACGCCTGCGAGCGCTGCCAGCCCGCGATGAGCTCCCGGCTCTACGCCAAGGGCGGAGTCCTCGTGCCCAGCGAGCATCACATCGGCGATTTCCACGCCTTCGTCCAGGAGCGGCTGGACGTGGGGCGGCCACAGTAG
- a CDS encoding NAD(P)/FAD-dependent oxidoreductase: MRTVAVVGASLAGLSAARSLRKQGYDGRLVVIGDEVHRPYDRPPLSKEFLAGGIGEAELALEPDGEDLQAEWLLGARAAGLDATPRAVRLTDGREVRADGIVIATGAAARALPGMDGLAGVHTLRTLDDARALRDELSRGGRLVVIGGGFIGAEVASTARALGLDVTIVEAAPTPLAGPLGPAMGRIVSALHADHGVRLLCGVGVKGLSGENRVDAVLMEDGRSIPADIVVVGVGARPCVDWLAGSGVELDDGVKCGADGRTSLAGVVAVGDCASWYDPRAGTHRRVEHWTGARERPDAAIAALLSWGESEPGLPRPPYFWSDQYGVKIQFVGNAARADSVTIEEGTADDRNVLAVYRRAGHPVAVLGMNQPKLFMRWRKHLAVATP, from the coding sequence GTGAGGACCGTGGCCGTGGTGGGCGCGTCGCTGGCCGGTCTGTCGGCGGCGCGTTCGTTGCGCAAACAGGGCTACGACGGACGGCTGGTCGTCATCGGCGACGAGGTCCATCGCCCGTACGACAGGCCTCCCCTGTCCAAGGAGTTCCTGGCCGGCGGCATCGGCGAGGCCGAACTCGCGCTGGAACCGGACGGCGAGGACCTGCAAGCGGAGTGGCTGCTCGGGGCCCGCGCCGCCGGACTCGACGCCACGCCCCGCGCGGTGCGGCTCACCGACGGCAGGGAGGTGCGGGCCGACGGCATCGTCATCGCCACCGGCGCCGCCGCCCGGGCCCTGCCCGGCATGGACGGACTCGCCGGTGTGCACACTCTGCGCACCCTGGACGACGCCCGCGCCCTGCGGGACGAACTGTCCCGGGGCGGACGCCTGGTCGTGATCGGCGGCGGCTTCATCGGTGCCGAGGTCGCCTCCACCGCCCGCGCCCTCGGCCTGGACGTGACCATCGTCGAGGCGGCGCCCACACCACTGGCCGGACCGCTCGGCCCGGCCATGGGGCGCATCGTCTCCGCCCTCCACGCGGACCACGGCGTACGCCTGTTGTGCGGCGTGGGCGTCAAGGGGCTGAGCGGCGAGAACCGCGTCGACGCGGTCCTGATGGAGGACGGCCGGAGCATCCCCGCCGACATCGTGGTCGTGGGTGTCGGGGCCCGTCCCTGCGTCGACTGGCTGGCAGGCTCCGGCGTCGAACTCGACGACGGTGTCAAGTGCGGTGCGGACGGCCGTACCAGCCTGGCCGGGGTGGTCGCGGTCGGAGACTGCGCCTCCTGGTACGACCCGCGCGCAGGCACCCACCGTCGCGTCGAGCACTGGACCGGCGCCCGGGAGCGCCCGGACGCGGCCATCGCCGCCCTGCTGTCCTGGGGCGAGTCCGAACCCGGCCTGCCCCGGCCGCCGTACTTCTGGTCCGACCAGTACGGCGTGAAGATCCAGTTCGTCGGCAACGCGGCCCGCGCCGACAGCGTGACGATCGAGGAAGGCACCGCGGACGATCGCAACGTCCTGGCTGTCTACCGACGCGCCGGACACCCGGTCGCCGTCCTCGGGATGAACCAGCCGAAGCTGTTCATGCGCTGGCGCAAGCACCTCGCGGTCGCGACGCCCTGA
- a CDS encoding bifunctional 3-phenylpropionate/cinnamic acid dioxygenase ferredoxin subunit translates to MMIAACRLVDLPRGEAHRLDIDPPVSVFHTDDGELFAIDDTCTHQDASLADGWLEGCEVECPLHASKFNLKTGAVDAPPAKLPVRTHEVFVEDGMIYVRLSTAAPNLPPCIAARLAGGVA, encoded by the coding sequence ATGATGATTGCCGCGTGCCGTCTCGTGGATCTGCCCCGAGGCGAGGCCCACAGGCTCGACATCGACCCGCCGGTCTCGGTGTTCCACACCGATGACGGCGAACTCTTCGCCATCGACGACACATGCACCCACCAGGACGCCTCGCTCGCCGACGGCTGGCTGGAGGGTTGCGAGGTCGAATGCCCGCTGCACGCCTCGAAGTTCAACCTCAAGACCGGAGCCGTCGACGCCCCGCCGGCCAAGCTCCCGGTGCGCACGCACGAGGTCTTCGTCGAGGACGGCATGATCTACGTCCGGCTGTCCACGGCAGCCCCGAACCTGCCTCCCTGCATCGCCGCCCGGCTCGCCGGGGGCGTCGCGTGA